The following proteins are co-located in the Triticum aestivum cultivar Chinese Spring chromosome 1A, IWGSC CS RefSeq v2.1, whole genome shotgun sequence genome:
- the LOC123053306 gene encoding thiamine pyrophosphokinase 3 isoform X2, which produces MEPEPHHPRRAPTAAMDPPSPAGARPAMSHSSAFLLPSSATPAASADAYAVVVLNQRLPRFAPLLWDRAQVRVCADGGANRVFDGMPELLPGHARDDVRSRYKPDVIKGDMDSVRPEVKEYYSNLGTKIVDQSHDQDTTDLHKCVAFITDNSPGPDKSNLCILVLGALGDDCLIFLLPRTHTHNIHIERSVEGPHCGLIPIGAPSTSTTTTGLRWNLDNTHMSFGGLISTSNTVDEDQVMVTSDSDLIWTISLRH; this is translated from the exons ATGGAGCCAGAGCCACATCACCCTCGGCGCGCTCCGACGGCCGCCATGGATCCCCCGTCGCCAGCGGGAGCGAGGCCGGCGATGTCCCActcctccgccttcctcctcccctcctccgcaACCCCAGCCGCCTCAGCGGACGCGTACGCGGTCGTCGTCCTCAACCAGCGCCTGCCCCGCTTCGCCCCTCTCCTCTGGGACCGCG CGCAGGTGCGGGTGTGCGCCGACGGGGGCGCTAATCGCGTGTTCGACGGCATGCCGGAGCTGCTCCCCGGCCACGCCCGCGACGATGTGCGCTCCAG ATACAAACCAGATGTAATCAAAGGGGATATGGATTCAGTGCGACCAGAAGTGAAGGAATATTATTCTAATTTG GGCACCAAAATAgttgatcaatcacatgatcaggACACCACCGACTTGCACAAATGTGTAGCATTTATCACTGACAATTCACCTGGCCCTGACAAATCGAAT CTATGCATCCTTGTCCTCGGAGCACTAGGAG ATGATTGCCTGATCTTTCTGCTCCCAAGAACGCACACTCACAACATCCACATTGAACGATCAGTTGAGGGCCCCCACTGTGGGTTGATTCCCATTGGCGCACCTTCGACTAGCACCACGACCACGGGGCTCCGGTGGAATTTAG ATAATACTCATATGAGCTTCGGTGGATTGATTAGCACATCAAACACAGTTGATGAGGACCAGGTTATGGTCACTTCAGATTCTGACCTGATCTGGACAATATCGCTCCGGCACTGA
- the LOC123053306 gene encoding thiamine pyrophosphokinase 3 isoform X1, translating to MEPEPHHPRRAPTAAMDPPSPAGARPAMSHSSAFLLPSSATPAASADAYAVVVLNQRLPRFAPLLWDRAQVRVCADGGANRVFDGMPELLPGHARDDVRSRYKPDVIKGDMDSVRPEVKEYYSNLGTKIVDQSHDQDTTDLHKCVAFITDNSPGPDKSNLCILVLGALGGRFDHEMGNINVLHLFPNIKIVLLSDDCLIFLLPRTHTHNIHIERSVEGPHCGLIPIGAPSTSTTTTGLRWNLDNTHMSFGGLISTSNTVDEDQVMVTSDSDLIWTISLRH from the exons ATGGAGCCAGAGCCACATCACCCTCGGCGCGCTCCGACGGCCGCCATGGATCCCCCGTCGCCAGCGGGAGCGAGGCCGGCGATGTCCCActcctccgccttcctcctcccctcctccgcaACCCCAGCCGCCTCAGCGGACGCGTACGCGGTCGTCGTCCTCAACCAGCGCCTGCCCCGCTTCGCCCCTCTCCTCTGGGACCGCG CGCAGGTGCGGGTGTGCGCCGACGGGGGCGCTAATCGCGTGTTCGACGGCATGCCGGAGCTGCTCCCCGGCCACGCCCGCGACGATGTGCGCTCCAG ATACAAACCAGATGTAATCAAAGGGGATATGGATTCAGTGCGACCAGAAGTGAAGGAATATTATTCTAATTTG GGCACCAAAATAgttgatcaatcacatgatcaggACACCACCGACTTGCACAAATGTGTAGCATTTATCACTGACAATTCACCTGGCCCTGACAAATCGAAT CTATGCATCCTTGTCCTCGGAGCACTAGGAGGTAGGTTTGATCACGAAATGGGAAACATCAATGTACTCCACCTCTTTCCAAACATTAAGATCGTCCTCCTATCAGATGATTGCCTGATCTTTCTGCTCCCAAGAACGCACACTCACAACATCCACATTGAACGATCAGTTGAGGGCCCCCACTGTGGGTTGATTCCCATTGGCGCACCTTCGACTAGCACCACGACCACGGGGCTCCGGTGGAATTTAG ATAATACTCATATGAGCTTCGGTGGATTGATTAGCACATCAAACACAGTTGATGAGGACCAGGTTATGGTCACTTCAGATTCTGACCTGATCTGGACAATATCGCTCCGGCACTGA
- the LOC123053306 gene encoding thiamine pyrophosphokinase 3 isoform X3 — protein MPELLPGHARDDVRSRYKPDVIKGDMDSVRPEVKEYYSNLGTKIVDQSHDQDTTDLHKCVAFITDNSPGPDKSNLCILVLGALGGRFDHEMGNINVLHLFPNIKIVLLSDDCLIFLLPRTHTHNIHIERSVEGPHCGLIPIGAPSTSTTTTGLRWNLDNTHMSFGGLISTSNTVDEDQVMVTSDSDLIWTISLRH, from the exons ATGCCGGAGCTGCTCCCCGGCCACGCCCGCGACGATGTGCGCTCCAG ATACAAACCAGATGTAATCAAAGGGGATATGGATTCAGTGCGACCAGAAGTGAAGGAATATTATTCTAATTTG GGCACCAAAATAgttgatcaatcacatgatcaggACACCACCGACTTGCACAAATGTGTAGCATTTATCACTGACAATTCACCTGGCCCTGACAAATCGAAT CTATGCATCCTTGTCCTCGGAGCACTAGGAGGTAGGTTTGATCACGAAATGGGAAACATCAATGTACTCCACCTCTTTCCAAACATTAAGATCGTCCTCCTATCAGATGATTGCCTGATCTTTCTGCTCCCAAGAACGCACACTCACAACATCCACATTGAACGATCAGTTGAGGGCCCCCACTGTGGGTTGATTCCCATTGGCGCACCTTCGACTAGCACCACGACCACGGGGCTCCGGTGGAATTTAG ATAATACTCATATGAGCTTCGGTGGATTGATTAGCACATCAAACACAGTTGATGAGGACCAGGTTATGGTCACTTCAGATTCTGACCTGATCTGGACAATATCGCTCCGGCACTGA